ATTGATTTGTGCGTAAAAAACAACAGATTTGTCTCAATGTAGCCTCTTAAGTTCGACTTAATTTTCTACTGTGCTGCGCAATTTTTTGGGTAAGTTATAATGCAGGTATTTATCGTCAGCAGCATTTTTGCTTCCCTATATATTTTTAACTTATGAACAAAATCACGGATATTACTATTATAGGCGGTGGTGTTATCGGCCTTTTAACAGCTCGCGAATTTTTTCACGCCGGCGCTACAGTGACCGTTATCGAGAAAAACCGGATCGGACAGGAATCCTCATGGGCTGGCGGAGGAATTTTGCTGCCGCTTTATCCATGGCGCCAGCCGGATGCGATTACGCGCCTGGTCATACAAAGCCTGAGCTTATATCCCGTGCTGGCTTCGCAACTCAAAGCCGAAACTCAGATAGACCCGGAATGGAACCCATGCGGACTGCTGATGGCAAAAAATCCAGATATTGCGGCCGCCACCGACTGGTGCCGCGCTAACGGCATCCGTTTTGAACCAGCCAGCGCCGATTTTTTTAATCTGCTCAATACGCAGCCTGACAACCCGCTCTGGCTGCCCGATATTGCACAGGCACGCAATCCCCGCCTGGTCAAATCATTGAAACAGGATCTGATCAACAAAGGCGTCCGCCTGATTGAGCAGTGCGAGCTGAAAAACGTTACTCTGGACCAAAAACGCATTGCCGCCATCGCCACCAGCACTGATCAGTTCGCTGTCAATCAATTGATTATCTGCGCAGGCGCCTGGACCGGACAATTGTTTCGGCAGTTTTTTCCGTCTATTGGCCATGCGCCGAAAATCAAGCCCGTCAAAGGCCAAATGCTGCTGTTTGACGCCAAACCGGATACTCTGCCCTATATGGTGCTGGACGAAGACCAATACCTGATTCCGCGCCTGGACGGAAAAATCCTGGCGGGCAGCACCGTGGAACAGGATGACTTCAACAAAACCACGACGAAGGAAGCCAGAAATCGGTTGGAAAGCTTCGCAATAAATTTGCTGCCCGCACTTAAAAAGTATCCGCTGATAAACCATTGGGCCGGCTTAAGGCCGGGCACTGAGCATGGCATACCCTATATCGATAAACACCCTGAAATCGTCAATTTAAGCCTGAATGCCGGCCATTTCAGGAACGGACTGGCGATGGGACCAGCATCAGCGCAACTGATGGTTGACCTGATCTTGGATCGACCTACAGCCGTATCGCCAGAGCTTTACAAATTATCGAGCCCGCATTAACCAACAGTCTATCCTACGGATTTTTATTAAACTTATTTGCCCGAAGCGCTAACGCATCCTATGAATCTTTATCCTCTGCTCCGCCCGCTGTTATTTTCGCTTGATCCGGAAACCGCTCATGAAGTCACACTGAAACTGTTAAATATGGCACATGCGTCCGGATTATCGAAACTGATCTATCCGTCCGTCGAAGATAAGCCTGTCACAATCATGGGACTGGAATTCAAAAATCCTGTCGGCCTGGCGGCAGGCCTGGACAAGAACGGCGACTACCTGGACAGTTTGGCCGCTTTAGGTTTCGGTTTTGTGGAAATAGGCACCGTGACGCCGAGGCCGCAACCCGGCAATCCGAAACCGCGGCTGTTCAGGTTGCCCGAACACCAGGCCATCATAAACCGCATGGGCTTTAACAATCACGGCATTGATCATTTGCTGGCGCAGGTGAAACAAAGCCGTTATACCGGCATACTGGGCATTAATATCGGCAAGAATTTCGACACACCGATCGAGAGTGCCGTCGACGATTATCTGATCGGCTTGCGCAAAGCCTATAGCTCAGCCAGTTACATCACAATCAATATTTCGTCTCCGAATACGAAAAATCTGCGCCAGCTACAGCAAGGCGATGAGATCAAAAGCCTAATTTCCGCGTTAAAAGAAGAACAGCTCAAGCTGCAACAGGAACACGGAAAATACGTGCCTCTGGCGCTGAAAATCGCACCGGACCTCACGACCGATGAAATCGGCCATATTGCCCGGCTGCTGCTGGAATTTGCAATCGACGGCGTCATCGCCACCAACACCACTATTGCGCGCGACATGATCGCTAATCACCCGCTGGCGCATGAAGCAGGCGGATTAAGCGGTGCGCCGGTCAAGGACAAATCGACTGCGGTCGTGCGCGAACTGGCTGCCGAACTGAACGGTCGCTGCCCGATTATAGCGGCCGGGGGCATTTTGAGCGCATCCGATGCACAAGAGAAAATAGCAGCAGGCGCGAGCCTGGTACAGATATACAGCGGTCTTATCTATAAAGGACCACAGTTGATAAAAGATATTGTAAAAAGCCTTTAATCCGAACAGGGCAATAAGTATATCGCCCTGTCAGTCCAGTGATTTATTGCCCGGCAATAGACAGGCGTTCAACGAGTATTGAACCGGTACGGATATTGCCGCGGTAATCGACATCGTTGCCGACAGCCACGATATTCTTGAACATGTCTTTCAGATTTCCGGCAATCGTGATCTCCTCGACCGGATACTGTATTTCGCCGTTTTCGACCCAGAATCCGGCGGCACCGCGCGAATAATCGCCCGTCACCATGTTGATGCCCTGCCCCATCAGCTCGGTCACCAACAAGCCGGTATGCAACTGCTTCAGCATGCCCTGATAATCAAGCTCGCCGGGGTCTATCGTTAAATTATGCACGCCGCCGGCATTGCCGGTACTGCGCATGCCAAGCTTGCGGGCTGAATAAGTGCTCAGCACATAGCCGCGCAGGATGCCTCCGCTGACAATATCGCGCGTTTGCGTAGCAACGCCTTCGCCATCATAGTTGGCGCTGCCCAGAGCGCCTTTTAAATGCGGCTGCTCGTGAATACGGACAAACTCGGGGAAAACCTGCGTATCGAGCGCATCCAGCAGGAAGGTTGATTTGCGGTACAAATTGCCGCCGCTGACCGCACTGATAAACGAGCCCAGAAGACCTGAAGCTACCTCTGCCACATACATGACCGGGCATTGTCGTGTGCTCAAGCTGCGCGCCTGCAAGCGCCGCAGAGCCCGTTCAGCGGATTTCCTGCCGACATCCACGGCCGACTCGAGATTATGCGCATCCCTGGCTACCGTATACCAGTAATCGCGCTGCATGCTGTCGCCGCGCTGCGCCAATACCGAACAGCTCAACGAGTGACGGGTCGAGGCATAGCCTTGCAGAAAGCCCAGCGTGTTGCCCATGACCCGGACGCCCTGATGGGTGTTGACCGAGGCACCCTCGGAATTGCTGATTTCCGCATGATAGCCGCGCGCGGCATTTTCGCACTCGATAGCCAGCGCGATAGCTTCATCGGCGCGCAAATCCCACGGATGATTAAGATCCAGATCCGGAAAGTCAGTCGCCAGCTGTTCTTTCTCCGGCAAGCCGGCATATTCATCCTCGCTGGTATAGCGGGCAATACTGCAAGCCGCGCTGACGGTTTCCCTGATCGATGCCGGCGACAGATCCGACGAACTGGCAGAACCCTTTCGCTGACCGAAGTAGACGGTTACGCCAAGCCCCTGGTCGCGATGATGCTCTATCGTTTCGACATCGCCAAGGCGAGCCGTTACGGATAAGCCGCTCTCTTGGCTCAAGCCGGCCTCGGCCGCGCTGGCTCCCTGATTTTTAGCCTCGTCCAGTATGGACTGAACAATCGTTTTTAATCGGCTGATTTCTTCCTGGGTCTGCAACATATTCTCTTAAGCTATTGTTGTTTAGGTTTAAGCGCCTAAAAATGCCATCTGTATTCGCCGCGAAGAATACGAAATGCTTCCTCTTCGTAATCTTCGCGGCCGCTATAAATTCAAATCGTTTATCTAGACGTTGGTGCCGCCGACTGTCAGCCCGTCGATTTTCAGCGTAGGCTGGCCGACGCCGACCGGTACGCTCTGGCCGTCCTTGCCGCAGGTGCCGACGCCGCTGTCCAGTTCCAGATCGGTGCCCACCATGGATACCTTGGTCAGCACATCGGGGCCGTTGCCGATCAGGGTCGCGCCTTTGACCGCCTGCATGATTTTTCCATCTTCGATCAGATAGGCTTCGCTGGCTGAAAATACGAACTTGCCGGACGTGATGTCGACCTGGCCGCCGCCGAAATTCTTCGCGTAGAGGCCTTTTTTGACCGATCGTATGATTTCTTCGGGATCATGGGGCCCTGGCAGCATATAGGTATTGGTCATGCGCGGCATCGGCAGATTCGCGTAGGATTCGCGGCGGCCATTGCCGGTCGGCTTGACGCCCATCAGGCGGGCGTTGAGCTTATCCTGCATATAGCCTCTCAGAATGCCGTTTTCAATCAATACGGTTTTTTCGGTCGGCGTACCTTCATCGTCGATGCTCAGTGAACCGCGCCGGTTTGGCAACGTGCCGTCATCGACGACGGTGCATAAATCGGAAGCGACGCGCTGGCCGACCCGGCCGCTGAATGCGGATGTGCCTTTACGATTGAAATCGCCTTCCAGGCCGTGCCCTATCGCTTCGTGAAGCAGAATGCCGGGCCAGCCCGGCCCCAGCACGACGGTCATGTTCCCGGCCGGCGCCTCGACCGCCTCCAGATTGACCAGCGCTTGCCTGACCGCTTCCCTGCCGTATTCAAGCGCCTTGTCCTGGTCGATGAATCCGCTGTAATCGCTGCGGGCGCCGCCGCCCATGCTGCCCTGCTCGCGGCGGCCGTTCGCCTGTACGATCACGGTGACATTCATGCGCACCAAAGGCCGGACATCGGCCGCCAGCGAACCGTCCGGATTGGCTACCAGAATACTGTCATGGACGCCGACCAGGCTGATGATGACTTCTTCAATGCGGCTGTCCAGCTTGCGGGTTTCAATGTCGACTCTGCGCAGCAAATCGATCTTTTGCTGATCAGCCAGGGATTTTAATGGGTTCAGCGGTGCATAGTAGAGAGGCCAGTCAGCTGTTTTTACGATGCCGGCTTTCGCCTCCTGCCCTTGCCGGGCAATGGCTTTAACATTGTTAGCCGCCTCCAACAGTACCGGCAATTCAATCCGGTCAC
This is a stretch of genomic DNA from Methylobacter sp. YRD-M1. It encodes these proteins:
- the thiO gene encoding glycine oxidase ThiO; amino-acid sequence: MNKITDITIIGGGVIGLLTAREFFHAGATVTVIEKNRIGQESSWAGGGILLPLYPWRQPDAITRLVIQSLSLYPVLASQLKAETQIDPEWNPCGLLMAKNPDIAAATDWCRANGIRFEPASADFFNLLNTQPDNPLWLPDIAQARNPRLVKSLKQDLINKGVRLIEQCELKNVTLDQKRIAAIATSTDQFAVNQLIICAGAWTGQLFRQFFPSIGHAPKIKPVKGQMLLFDAKPDTLPYMVLDEDQYLIPRLDGKILAGSTVEQDDFNKTTTKEARNRLESFAINLLPALKKYPLINHWAGLRPGTEHGIPYIDKHPEIVNLSLNAGHFRNGLAMGPASAQLMVDLILDRPTAVSPELYKLSSPH
- a CDS encoding quinone-dependent dihydroorotate dehydrogenase yields the protein MNLYPLLRPLLFSLDPETAHEVTLKLLNMAHASGLSKLIYPSVEDKPVTIMGLEFKNPVGLAAGLDKNGDYLDSLAALGFGFVEIGTVTPRPQPGNPKPRLFRLPEHQAIINRMGFNNHGIDHLLAQVKQSRYTGILGINIGKNFDTPIESAVDDYLIGLRKAYSSASYITINISSPNTKNLRQLQQGDEIKSLISALKEEQLKLQQEHGKYVPLALKIAPDLTTDEIGHIARLLLEFAIDGVIATNTTIARDMIANHPLAHEAGGLSGAPVKDKSTAVVRELAAELNGRCPIIAAGGILSASDAQEKIAAGASLVQIYSGLIYKGPQLIKDIVKSL
- the pmbA gene encoding metalloprotease PmbA, with translation MLQTQEEISRLKTIVQSILDEAKNQGASAAEAGLSQESGLSVTARLGDVETIEHHRDQGLGVTVYFGQRKGSASSSDLSPASIRETVSAACSIARYTSEDEYAGLPEKEQLATDFPDLDLNHPWDLRADEAIALAIECENAARGYHAEISNSEGASVNTHQGVRVMGNTLGFLQGYASTRHSLSCSVLAQRGDSMQRDYWYTVARDAHNLESAVDVGRKSAERALRRLQARSLSTRQCPVMYVAEVASGLLGSFISAVSGGNLYRKSTFLLDALDTQVFPEFVRIHEQPHLKGALGSANYDGEGVATQTRDIVSGGILRGYVLSTYSARKLGMRSTGNAGGVHNLTIDPGELDYQGMLKQLHTGLLVTELMGQGINMVTGDYSRGAAGFWVENGEIQYPVEEITIAGNLKDMFKNIVAVGNDVDYRGNIRTGSILVERLSIAGQ
- the tldD gene encoding metalloprotease TldD translates to MELLNLARQSILAPAGIQDGDIEKIMSQLLSAPVDAADIYFQSSHFESWIMEGGIIKEGSHNIAQGAGVRAVSGEKTGFAYSDRIELPVLLEAANNVKAIARQGQEAKAGIVKTADWPLYYAPLNPLKSLADQQKIDLLRRVDIETRKLDSRIEEVIISLVGVHDSILVANPDGSLAADVRPLVRMNVTVIVQANGRREQGSMGGGARSDYSGFIDQDKALEYGREAVRQALVNLEAVEAPAGNMTVVLGPGWPGILLHEAIGHGLEGDFNRKGTSAFSGRVGQRVASDLCTVVDDGTLPNRRGSLSIDDEGTPTEKTVLIENGILRGYMQDKLNARLMGVKPTGNGRRESYANLPMPRMTNTYMLPGPHDPEEIIRSVKKGLYAKNFGGGQVDITSGKFVFSASEAYLIEDGKIMQAVKGATLIGNGPDVLTKVSMVGTDLELDSGVGTCGKDGQSVPVGVGQPTLKIDGLTVGGTNV